One Thermodesulfobacteriota bacterium genomic region harbors:
- the porA gene encoding pyruvate ferredoxin oxidoreductase — protein sequence MKRVITGNQAVAYGVILSRVDVVSAYPITPQTTIVEELSELIASGRLRTRFLKVESEHSAMAALIGASTGGVRCFTATSSHGLAYMHEMLHWASGARLPIVMVNVNRAIGPPWNIWGDQSDSISQRDTGWIQLYCENNQEVLDTIIQAYRIAETVRLPVMVVLDAFVLSHTAEPVEVPSIEEVDAFLPPFCPDFPIDPEEPRAYSVITTPDYFMEFRYKIQRAMEEVPQVMRKVDEEFKSRFGRGYGSIERYGREGAELVLVTSSTVTSTSRMVVQRLAEEGMSVAGLKVKRFRPFPGEEISQAIEGARKIAVIDRNLSAGVGGVFAQELRAALYSREERPVVFGFVAGLGGRDITPERIEEAIHYTREHDRPDGDIVWLGLKG from the coding sequence ATGAAGAGGGTCATCACGGGAAATCAGGCCGTGGCCTATGGAGTCATCTTGAGCCGGGTCGATGTGGTCTCGGCCTATCCCATCACCCCTCAGACGACGATCGTGGAGGAGCTTTCGGAGTTGATCGCAAGCGGCCGCCTCAGGACGAGGTTTCTCAAGGTGGAGTCCGAACACTCCGCCATGGCCGCCCTCATCGGGGCCTCCACCGGCGGCGTGAGGTGTTTTACGGCTACCTCTTCCCACGGGCTCGCCTACATGCACGAGATGCTCCACTGGGCCTCAGGGGCCAGGCTCCCCATCGTGATGGTCAACGTGAACCGCGCCATCGGCCCTCCCTGGAACATCTGGGGAGATCAGAGCGATTCTATCTCCCAGAGGGACACCGGCTGGATCCAGCTCTACTGCGAAAACAATCAGGAGGTCCTCGATACGATCATCCAGGCCTACCGGATCGCCGAGACCGTGAGGCTTCCCGTGATGGTCGTCCTCGACGCCTTCGTCCTCTCCCACACGGCCGAGCCGGTCGAGGTGCCGAGCATCGAGGAGGTGGATGCCTTTCTTCCACCCTTCTGTCCCGATTTTCCCATCGACCCTGAGGAGCCGAGGGCCTATTCGGTGATCACCACGCCCGACTATTTCATGGAGTTTCGATACAAGATCCAGAGGGCCATGGAAGAGGTTCCCCAGGTCATGAGGAAGGTCGACGAGGAGTTCAAATCCCGATTCGGCCGGGGCTATGGCTCGATCGAACGATACGGAAGGGAGGGGGCCGAGTTGGTGCTCGTCACCTCAAGCACCGTGACGAGCACCTCGAGGATGGTGGTTCAGAGGCTTGCCGAAGAAGGGATGAGCGTGGCCGGCCTGAAGGTCAAGAGGTTTCGGCCCTTCCCCGGAGAGGAGATCAGCCAGGCGATCGAGGGCGCAAGGAAGATCGCCGTCATCGACCGTAACCTCTCGGCCGGCGTGGGAGGCGTCTTCGCCCAGGAATTGAGGGCCGCCCTCTACTCGAGGGAGGAGAGACCGGTGGTCTTCGGCTTCGTCGCAGGGCTGGGCGGAAGGGATATCACGCCCGAACGGATCGAGGAGGCGATCCATTACACGAGGGAGCACGATCGGCCCGATGGCGATATCGTGTGGCTCGGTTTGAAAGGATAG
- a CDS encoding thiamine pyrophosphate-dependent enzyme, whose protein sequence is MKRFDIPIDENLGHGHLACAGCGAAVAMRLVLKALGERTVMVFPASCWSIVPGFWPYSAYKITAVHAGFVTAAATASGIRAALDVRGDRETLVAVWAGDGGTFDIGLQALSGAAERNEDILYICNDNEGYMNTGTQRSSATPFLAWTTTTPTMQPKENPKKDIMAIMADHHIPYAATATIAYPDDLIRKLEKAKAIRGTRFIHLFSPCTPGWKIASENTIKVSRLAVRSRVFPLYEIENGREYTIQEESRVVPVREYLKLQGRFSHLTEEEIETTQRMVDEAWERLLRRARC, encoded by the coding sequence ATGAAGCGATTCGACATCCCCATCGATGAAAACCTCGGCCACGGACACCTCGCCTGTGCCGGCTGCGGCGCGGCCGTCGCCATGCGACTCGTCCTGAAGGCCTTGGGCGAGAGGACGGTCATGGTCTTTCCAGCCTCTTGTTGGTCGATCGTCCCGGGTTTCTGGCCTTACTCTGCCTATAAGATCACCGCGGTCCATGCGGGGTTCGTGACCGCGGCGGCAACCGCCTCGGGCATCCGGGCCGCCCTGGATGTCAGGGGAGATCGGGAGACCCTGGTCGCGGTCTGGGCCGGAGACGGCGGGACGTTCGATATCGGGCTTCAGGCCCTTTCGGGCGCTGCCGAGAGGAACGAGGACATCCTCTACATCTGCAACGACAACGAAGGGTATATGAACACGGGGACCCAGCGGAGCTCGGCCACCCCCTTTCTCGCCTGGACCACCACCACCCCGACGATGCAACCCAAGGAGAACCCCAAGAAGGACATCATGGCCATCATGGCGGACCATCACATCCCCTATGCTGCAACGGCCACGATCGCCTATCCGGATGACCTCATCCGAAAGTTGGAGAAGGCAAAGGCCATCCGGGGCACCCGCTTCATCCACCTCTTCTCGCCTTGCACACCGGGTTGGAAGATCGCCTCAGAAAACACGATCAAGGTTTCGAGGCTTGCCGTCCGATCGAGGGTCTTTCCCCTCTACGAGATCGAAAACGGGAGGGAGTACACCATTCAAGAGGAGTCCCGGGTCGTGCCCGTCAGGGAGTACCTGAAGCTCCAAGGCCGCTTCAGCCATCTCACCGAGGAGGAGATCGAGACGACCCAGAGGATGGTGGATGAGGCCTGGGAGCGCCTCCTCCGCAGGGCCCGCTGCTGA
- the lexA gene encoding transcriptional repressor LexA has translation MELTERQREVLGFIQGFIRERGYPPSIREIGEYFHIYPRAVFDHLKALERKGYLRRQGSMSRGMELRIFQGERLRGREERPSVREIPILGRVAAGKPTLAVENVEGSIPLPTEWVEGTETFLLKVKGDSMSPFILPGDYVIVRSQPSAENGEVVVTLMGEEATVKRFFKREGRIELKPDNENWETIQVEEGSGEVRIVGKVIGVFRRI, from the coding sequence ATGGAGCTTACGGAGCGGCAGAGGGAAGTCCTCGGTTTCATCCAGGGCTTTATTAGGGAGAGGGGTTATCCGCCCTCGATCCGGGAGATCGGGGAGTATTTCCACATCTATCCCAGGGCGGTCTTCGATCACCTGAAGGCCCTGGAGAGGAAGGGCTATCTGAGACGGCAGGGTTCGATGTCGAGGGGGATGGAGCTTCGCATCTTTCAGGGAGAGAGGCTTCGTGGAAGGGAGGAGAGACCGTCCGTCAGGGAGATTCCCATCTTGGGAAGGGTTGCCGCAGGAAAGCCCACCCTGGCCGTGGAGAACGTGGAGGGATCGATTCCCCTGCCCACGGAATGGGTCGAAGGAACGGAGACCTTCCTTCTGAAGGTCAAGGGCGACAGCATGTCGCCCTTCATCCTTCCTGGCGATTATGTGATCGTTCGCTCCCAGCCCTCGGCCGAAAACGGGGAGGTCGTGGTCACCTTGATGGGCGAGGAGGCGACCGTGAAGCGGTTCTTCAAAAGGGAGGGAAGAATCGAGCTGAAGCCGGATAACGAGAACTGGGAGACGATCCAGGTGGAGGAGGGTTCCGGAGAGGTCCGGATCGTCGGGAAGGTGATCGGGGTGTTTCGGAGGATTTAA